The genomic region TGCGGTTCTCGGGCCGCAAGTTTCTTCAGGTCGTCAGAGGTAATGGGCTCACCCTCGGGACCGGCGCGCCAAACACCCGATTCCCCCTGTAAACGACGCCGCACTCCGTCGTCGCCATGATGCATGACCGGCAGGGCGTCGTCGCGGAGATAGACCTGAAGCGGCAGGTGAAGCAATGCCAGGGACCGCGACGAAGCGGCAAAGGATTGGTTCAGTTTCTCCGGACGAGCCAGTGCCTTTTGCCAAAAGGGGATGGAGCGTTCGATCAGTGCAGGGTGGCGCGGATCGACGAGCACAAGTCCTCGAGCCCCAAAGAGTTCGTTCATCATACGTCGAAAGGCGTCCGCAATGAACTCTCCCGGCTGGTAGGCTGACCGGATCAGTTCGACGACCCGGTCTCTGTGCGGAGCATTCTCTATCCAAACATCAACTTCGGCGATGGCAGCGTCGATCTCCGGCATCAAGCGGTGCAAACTGATCGATCTACCGGCAACAACATCGCGCGGTGCGTAAAGCGCTCGACGGGGTGTTCCACTCAGCGGCGGAAAGGCGATGCGGTTGACCTCGCCGAAGTCGGAATCGGCAGTTTCCATCCAAAAAAGCGGCACGACCGGACCATCCGTCTCCTCTGACAGTTGCCGCGCCAACCGGATGGCTGAGAGTGCCTTATAGGTAGTATATAGCGGTCCACCGAACAAGCCTGCCTGCTGCCCGGTAACGATGGCCAGCGTCCCGGGCTGGTCCAAGCGGACCAGGTTGGCTTCGATGGCGGGAGACAAATCCATCCCGCCGTAGCCCTGACGAAGTGCTTCGCCCAGTCCGTCCGGAATTGAGTGCTTTAGACGCCGATCGCGTGCAATACGGCGTGCTGCTGCACTGCGGTAGTCGCCGCCCAGAAGGTCTATCACACTATCATTCTGCGCGGCGAATTCCAGCATCACCTGGGGGACGTTGGGCAGGTTGGCCCAGTTCAATTGTTCAGACACGTCTTCGGCCTATGTAGATCATTCGAGGCGATGCAGCGGAGAGTGGATTCCCATCGTAGTCGCCTCGAAGAGGGCCGTATGGTTCCCATCCCGCCTTTTGGGTTAGTTCGATAACTTCCAACTTGCTAAAAAGTCGTACTGACTCCATTGACCTGCGCACCTCGACTCCTGTTCCTCGAACCCCAACACTTGCCATTCGATCCGCGAGACGCATATCCTTTCGGGTTATCCGTATGCGCTTCTCAACCCGGAGTCCTTCATTTACTTCAATCAACCGGTAGTGCTCTTCGATCTCGATGTCGGGTATTTGATCGTTCGCAAATTTGCCCGCTTCATCCCTTTCGCACTTGATCATTCTTTTACGCATCGGAGCATCGCGGACGCAGCGGCGAACGTCGTCGGGATTGGGTAGATCGAGGAGCAAGATACCATTTGGCTGGACGACAGCGGCAACGTCCCGCAAAACCTCCAAATGCTCCCGGTCGCTTGCGAAATAGCCGAAACTTGTAAACAGGCTAACCGCCAAACCAATTCGGGGTGGTGAGCCGAACGGCAACTGCCGCAAATCGCATCGCGCAAAATAGATGCTCTCAAACTGGCCGCAGTTCTGTTGCGCCTTACTCAGCATCGTGTCCGAGCGATCGAGGCCGATCACCCGATAGCCTTTGCCGGCAAGCGCGCGGAGGTATCTTCCTGCACCGCATCCAAGGTCCAGGCACCAACTGCCTTGCGGCAAGTCGTCAAAGAATGGCCAGGACAATACGAATCGGTCCGCTTCGGCTTGGTCGCGGTGGGCATAGACGAGGTCGTAATCATCTCCCGACCAGTCACGGAACCATTCTCTATGTGCAGTGGAACGAGTGATCAAGTGAGCAAGTTCAAGTGATCAAGTGTTCAAGTGATCAAGATTAAAGTTCGAGGATGTGGCAGAATGACCATCTCTGAACATTTCACCAACCGCTTTTAGTATAAGGGCTATATAATGGTGTTGCAATAAACCCCGCGTGCCGGTTTGAGACGGCCGCAAGTTCTCACTGAGTAATCACCCTGCTCGTCTTCATAAGCACCAAACATAGACTATATTGCTTTAGGTGCGAGCGGGAAGCTCTCTAACTTGCTCACTTTCTTACTTTCTTACTTGAACACTTCTCTTCATATTCTTGCCGTCGATGACGACGAAGACATCCTCGAGGTGATCCGTTATCATCTGACGCGCGAGGGATGGCGGGTTACCTTGCTTGCAGACGGAGGATCAGTCGTCCCTACCAGTTCGGGTACCGATCGTCCCGACCTAATTCTGCTCGATCTGATGCTGCCCGGACTCTCAGGGCTTGAAGTAGCCCGGCGGTTGAAGGGTTCGCCTGACCTCGCGAAGATCCCGATCATGATGATCACGGCTCGCGGCGAGGAATCGGACATCGTTGCCGGTCTGGAA from Calditrichota bacterium harbors:
- the bshC gene encoding bacillithiol biosynthesis cysteine-adding enzyme BshC; the protein is MSEQLNWANLPNVPQVMLEFAAQNDSVIDLLGGDYRSAAARRIARDRRLKHSIPDGLGEALRQGYGGMDLSPAIEANLVRLDQPGTLAIVTGQQAGLFGGPLYTTYKALSAIRLARQLSEETDGPVVPLFWMETADSDFGEVNRIAFPPLSGTPRRALYAPRDVVAGRSISLHRLMPEIDAAIAEVDVWIENAPHRDRVVELIRSAYQPGEFIADAFRRMMNELFGARGLVLVDPRHPALIERSIPFWQKALARPEKLNQSFAASSRSLALLHLPLQVYLRDDALPVMHHGDDGVRRRLQGESGVWRAGPEGEPITSDDLKKLAAREPHRFSPSALLRPLLQDYLLPTWIYVGGPAEISYQAQIGLAYELLEIGRPLVAARSGFTLVERPVRRYLDKHNWTVADAMGGREMLLRRRGSGEALASLFDSGMAHLEGWLKRIEQAAEEAEVAIATELDQAGRKMTYQWGKLKSLALTRIESRDLTRLRHADFVIEHLLPDEVLQERHDSPLYYIAHYGDQFISALSEKVNLLAPRHYVIELGD
- a CDS encoding class I SAM-dependent methyltransferase, whose protein sequence is MITRSTAHREWFRDWSGDDYDLVYAHRDQAEADRFVLSWPFFDDLPQGSWCLDLGCGAGRYLRALAGKGYRVIGLDRSDTMLSKAQQNCGQFESIYFARCDLRQLPFGSPPRIGLAVSLFTSFGYFASDREHLEVLRDVAAVVQPNGILLLDLPNPDDVRRCVRDAPMRKRMIKCERDEAGKFANDQIPDIEIEEHYRLIEVNEGLRVEKRIRITRKDMRLADRMASVGVRGTGVEVRRSMESVRLFSKLEVIELTQKAGWEPYGPLRGDYDGNPLSAASPRMIYIGRRRV